Proteins from a single region of Neodiprion virginianus isolate iyNeoVirg1 chromosome 4, iyNeoVirg1.1, whole genome shotgun sequence:
- the LOC124303834 gene encoding leucine-rich repeats and immunoglobulin-like domains protein 3, whose translation MRGMLILFFVPLIVLVKTDIRPEVAMRMTSQSSPEHRKYVNNSSLVRVTSEQDIVINGAGIRYIEPGAFNGCETTQTLMMADNKLTTLAADMFHGLRDLKMVNFFNNTIMDVANGAFDTLPNLLELELSYNRLSGLEDGVRSGLKNLRVLKLNENPFILTRDGFTGLSKLKLLELSGANISAISLGSFDGLDQLQRLDLSNNKLTAISKAYFETLGQLKELDLSMNTISTIRKHTFRGLTKLTDLWLNDNQIRVLGSDNIFKWFTNLNQLYLNGNPLLMFNVAVFSKMQSVNIEPGFKCDLSQEIQKNFANATSHWFICNKSDGFFSPYHCSAMFSVL comes from the coding sequence ATGCGCGGAATGTTGATTCTATTTTTCGTTCCGCTGATCGTCCTCGTGAAAACCGACATTCGACCGGAGGTTGCAATGCGAATGACCTCCCAGAGTAGCCCGGAGCATCGTAAATATGTGAACAACTCCAGTCTTGTAAGAGTGACTTCGGAACAGGATATCGTGATAAATGGCGCAGGCATCAGATACATTGAGCCTGGGGCTTTCAACGGTTGCGAGACGACCCAGACCCTCATGATGGCAGACAACAAATTGACTACCCTGGCAGCAGACATGTTTCATGGTCTGAGGGACCTCAAgatggtgaattttttcaataatacaaTTATGGACGTTGCTAATGGAGCCTTTGATACTCTGCCAAATTTGTTAGAGTTGGAATTAAGCTATAATCGCTTGAGTGGACTTGAAGATGGCGTCAGAAGCGGACTGAAAAATCTGCGAGtattgaaattaaacgaaaatcCTTTTATCCTAACGAGAGATGGATTCACAGGATTGTCGAAACTGAAACTGCTCGAATTATCTGGGGCGAATATCTCGGCGATTTCTCTGGGCAGTTTCGACGGCCTGGATCAACTTCAGCGGTTGGATCTTTCCAATAATAAGTTGACCGCTATTTCGAAAGCGTACTTTGAAACATTGGGACAATTAAAGGAACTCGATCTTTCAATGAATACCATTTCTACTATTCGCAAACATACCTTCAGGGGACTAACGAAGTTGACGGACTTGTGGCTAAATGACAATCAAATTCGGGTTCTCGGCTCTGACAACATTTTCAAATGGTTCACAAACCTGAACCAGTTATACCTGAATGGTAATCCACTACTGATGTTCAACGTCGCAGTTTTTAGCAAGATGCAAAGTGTCAATATTGAGCCTGGATTTAAATGCGATCTATCCCAAGAAATTCAGAAGAATTTCGCCAATGCAACATCTCACTGgtttatttgtaataaatctgatggttttttttcaccttatcACTGCTCCGCAATGTTCTCCGTTCTTTAA
- the LOC124303835 gene encoding leucine-rich repeat-containing protein 15-like, which translates to MSPLVILGILWLALLVSAFTDSTECQIYNNLDVCMEGTKLHSVSFVDVRAVQTIDDIELHLENLGITEISNNAFADVRNASSLYLKENKISKISINFCQFMDQLTYLDLCNNTISEIEDGSFSKLISLETLLLDYNSLTTFHHHTWKGLSHLHELYLTNNSIVLKKNMFKGLRHLETLALDANGITKIPVGTLNGLPNLDLLYLSRNLLSSITAEVFRNLGEVNELDLGRNRITTIPDGVFRHLRNLESLWLNGNHLTTLQAGAFDGLENLSSLFLNGNDFRSVELTTFERMKNVTIEPGFRVSGSIVRKFNTFQGRFKCSNCDYQEPYDCEKIND; encoded by the coding sequence ATGTCACCGCTGGTAATACTCGGCATTTTGTGGTTGGCATTACTCGTCAGTGCTTTTACGGATAGTACGGAATGCCAGATTTACAATAACCTTGACGTATGCATGGAGGGTACCAAGCTCCATAGCGTCTCTTTCGTGGATGTGAGGGCCGTTCAAACGATAGACGATATTGAGTTGCATTTGGAGAATCTTGGTATCACGGAAATATCGAATAACGCTTTTGCAGATGTTAGAAATGCCTCCTCTCTCTACCTCAAGGAAAACaagatatcaaaaatttctataaactTTTGTCAATTCATGGACCAACTGACTTATTTGGACCTGTGCAATAATACCATAAGTGAAATAGAAGACGGCAGTTTTTCCAAGCTGATTAGCTTGGAGACTTTGCTACTCGACTACAACAGTCTGACGACTTTTCATCACCACACGTGGAAGGGCCTATCGCACCTGCACGAGCTTTATCTGACCAACAATAGCATCGTGCTGAAAAAGAACATGTTCAAAGGACTGAGGCACCTCGAGACTTTGGCACTTGACGCAAATGGAATAACCAAAATCCCCGTTGGAACCCTCAACGGTCTGCCAAACCTGGATCTACTTTATCTATCTCGAAATTTGCTATCTAGCATAACTGCCGAGGTATTTCGCAACCTCGGTGAAGTGAACGAACTCGATTTGGGCAGAAATCGCATCACTACAATCCCCGATGGAGTCTTCAGACACCTCAGAAATCTCGAGTCACTATGGCTCAATGGAAACCATCTGACGACGCTGCAGGCGGGTGCGTTTGATGGTTTGGAAAACCTTTCGTCCCTTTTCCTCAACGGCAACGATTTTCGCAGTGTCGAACTTACCACTTTTGAGCGAATGAAAAACGTTACCATTGAACCTGGGTTCCGAGTAAGCGGTTCAATCGTCAGGAAATTCAACACATTTCAGGGAAGATTCAAATGCAGCAATTGTGATTATCAGGAACCATACGACTGcgagaaaattaatgattaG
- the LOC124302280 gene encoding LOW QUALITY PROTEIN: ferritin heavy polypeptide-like 17 (The sequence of the model RefSeq protein was modified relative to this genomic sequence to represent the inferred CDS: substituted 1 base at 1 genomic stop codon), whose translation MKVTVLDGFVKTRSNDYEANINSNMEVFVVLSTLMVAASATYCYRNVNEICSKSHHSSDVLLKNCNTTYGHFGTIHSELEQYANAQIXASFKYLLMSSYFGNFMSNRDGFKGFYRKLSDQAWDDAKDLINFITQRGGNMNFNDDAKFWSDDDEKVLQIKDNLSEFDSMSNVLDNYKKLADEALKIHAETAKHTEADGSVAHYLEERFFNRQAKTVHTLAGYVNDLKRFCSAPDASLAVFLFDEYFQACM comes from the exons ATGAAAGTGACTGTACTTGATGGTTTCGTGAAAACACGTTCCAATGATTACGAGGCAAACATTAACT ctAATATGGAAGTTTTCGTGGTTCTTTCCACCTTGATGGTGGCTGCTTCAGCAACTTATTGTTACAGAAATGTCAATGAGATATGTAGCAAAAGTCATCACTCAA GTGATGTTCTATTGAAGAATTGTAATACCACATATGGACACTTTGGTACAATACATAGTGAGCTCGAACAATATGCCAATGCTCAGATTTAGGCAAGTTTCAAATACTTGCTGATGTCTAGTTACTTTGGGAATTTCATGAGTAATCGTGATGGATTCAAAGGTTTCTATAGAAAGTTGTCTGATCAAGCATGGGATGACGCAAAAGATCTCATCAACTTTATCACTCAGCGTGGTGGAAACATGAACTTTAATGATGATGCTAAGTTCTGGAGCGACGATGACGAAAAG GTTTTGCAGATTAAAGACAATCTGTCAGAATTTGACAGTATGAGTAATGTTTTGGATAACTACAAAAAGTTGGCAGACGaagctttgaaaatacatGCAGAAACAGCAAAGCATACTGAGGCAGATGGATCCGTTGCTCATTATTTGGAAGAGAGATTCTTCAATCGGCAAGCGAAAACTGTGCACACCTTGGCTGGTTATGTTAATGATCTCAAGCGGTTCTGTTCGGCTCCTGATGCATCTCTTGCAGTATTCCTTTtcgatgaatattttcaggcatgcatgtaa
- the LOC124302279 gene encoding uncharacterized protein LOC124302279 isoform X2 — protein MQQQGTPKFLKFHQSSVRSVAFSPRDRYLFCSGGYDGKVNLYSALRMELLMCYQITRMTLAKNINAVRFTSDGSRILAATTARRLVVVDVERGEQLLAYDNSAFSGRDRTGLATDPSGPNIAVAVSVNGKGLTLLDLRMPLPLDYIHDLHGSVIRDVCFLHSSWPWQSSILTGGTDGLIMSGGDLISAYVPDTGIQEHLKEHKDFPIWKLRYTSNGSTLYSVCDGGILRKYRRYPDHHEFLGEVYRHKGDIQDFDLSSYDEYIVTASKDRSVGVLLLGPPNHGFTEYMELT, from the exons ATGCAGCAACAGGGAACTCCAAAGTTCCTTAAATTCCACCAGAGCAGCGTCAGAAGCGTTGCATTTAGTCCACGG GATAGATATTTGTTCTGCTCTGGTGGATACGATGGCAAAGTCAATCTTTATTCCGCGCTACGTATGGAGCTTCTTATGTGTTACCAGATTACAAGGATGACATTAGCCAAAAATATCAATGCAGTTCGGTTCACTTCTGATGGCTCCAGG ATACTGGCTGCAACAACCGCACGGAGGCTGGTGGTAGTCGATGTTGAGAGAGGTGAACAACTCTTGGCATACGACAACTCCGCTTTCAGTGGCAGAGACAGAACTGGGTTGGCTACCGATCCATCCGGGCCAAACATAGCAGTCGCAGTTTCTGTCAATGGCAAAGGGCTGACTCTGTTGGACCTGAGGATGCCTTTACCTCTAGATTATATTCATGAT CTACATGGGTCAGTGATCAGGGATGTGTGCTTCTTACACTCGTCATGGCCTTGGCAGAGTTCTATTCTCACCGGTGGTACCGATG GCTTGATCATGAGCGGGGGTGACCTTATTTCGGCATACGTACCAGACACTGGGATACAGGAGCACCTGAAGGAACACAAGGACTTCCCTATATGGAAACTTAGGTACACATCGAACGGAAGTACATTGTATTCCGTGTGTGATGGTGGTATTTTACGAAAATACAGACGATATCCAGATCATCATGAATTCCTTGGCGAAGTCTATCGGCACAAGGGTGACATTCAGGACTTCGATTTGTCTTCTTACGACGAAT ATATAGTGACCGCATCGAAAGACCGCAGTGTTGGCGTGCTTCTGCTGGGTCCACCTAACCACGGTTTTACCGAATACATGGAGCTTACATGA
- the LOC124302279 gene encoding uncharacterized protein LOC124302279 isoform X1: protein MQQQGTPKFLKFHQSSVRSVAFSPRDRYLFCSGGYDGKVNLYSALRMELLMCYQITRMTLAKNINAVRFTSDGSRILAATTARRLVVVDVERGEQLLAYDNSAFSGRDRTGLATDPSGPNIAVAVSVNGKGLTLLDLRMPLPLDYIHDLHGSVIRDVCFLHSSWPWQSSILTGGTDGTCKVSSLDGRVLHAFQTGHTVNSVCVTPERFSRGSEDGFYSLIMSGGDLISAYVPDTGIQEHLKEHKDFPIWKLRYTSNGSTLYSVCDGGILRKYRRYPDHHEFLGEVYRHKGDIQDFDLSSYDEYIVTASKDRSVGVLLLGPPNHGFTEYMELT, encoded by the exons ATGCAGCAACAGGGAACTCCAAAGTTCCTTAAATTCCACCAGAGCAGCGTCAGAAGCGTTGCATTTAGTCCACGG GATAGATATTTGTTCTGCTCTGGTGGATACGATGGCAAAGTCAATCTTTATTCCGCGCTACGTATGGAGCTTCTTATGTGTTACCAGATTACAAGGATGACATTAGCCAAAAATATCAATGCAGTTCGGTTCACTTCTGATGGCTCCAGG ATACTGGCTGCAACAACCGCACGGAGGCTGGTGGTAGTCGATGTTGAGAGAGGTGAACAACTCTTGGCATACGACAACTCCGCTTTCAGTGGCAGAGACAGAACTGGGTTGGCTACCGATCCATCCGGGCCAAACATAGCAGTCGCAGTTTCTGTCAATGGCAAAGGGCTGACTCTGTTGGACCTGAGGATGCCTTTACCTCTAGATTATATTCATGAT CTACATGGGTCAGTGATCAGGGATGTGTGCTTCTTACACTCGTCATGGCCTTGGCAGAGTTCTATTCTCACCGGTGGTACCGATGGTACGTGCAAAGTATCATCGCTGGATGGTCGAGTACTGCATGCATTTCAAACTGGCCATACAGTCAATTCAGTCTGTGTCACCCCTGAACGATTCAGTCGAGGTTCTGAAGATGGATTTTACA GCTTGATCATGAGCGGGGGTGACCTTATTTCGGCATACGTACCAGACACTGGGATACAGGAGCACCTGAAGGAACACAAGGACTTCCCTATATGGAAACTTAGGTACACATCGAACGGAAGTACATTGTATTCCGTGTGTGATGGTGGTATTTTACGAAAATACAGACGATATCCAGATCATCATGAATTCCTTGGCGAAGTCTATCGGCACAAGGGTGACATTCAGGACTTCGATTTGTCTTCTTACGACGAAT ATATAGTGACCGCATCGAAAGACCGCAGTGTTGGCGTGCTTCTGCTGGGTCCACCTAACCACGGTTTTACCGAATACATGGAGCTTACATGA